The following are from one region of the Lineus longissimus chromosome 19, tnLinLong1.2, whole genome shotgun sequence genome:
- the LOC135503097 gene encoding solute carrier organic anion transporter family member 4C1-like, translated as MLSSRIPVKVEPKRNSISNAVGATYTSRNGSIASSGTQNSAAETETVENGSRESTKYGFTNRTVGTETRISNGNGSGSHRTSIQSVEADEKAVDTKCGYKNCQPNCLQSCNNTKAALAVLSLYALIQGFVVNGILNVNVTQAERRFGLSSLESSVVISSYDVAAGIFVIPIGYYGRLGHKPRWLATACLLMGIGSGIMFLPHVTTGPYTIGERTTDLCRADNKDVCGDPGLRGYLGVFILAQLLHGIGGTTLYTLGLIWLDDNVELHQASLYFGIFQSATVIGPALGFMVGGKFLDFYVDFDTVPQKDVTITAADPRWVGAWWLGPLASCFFAIFCSLLLFCFGWEMPDAAETRKTRVSMAHADGTEETATRLGFGMTLKDLPKCTWLLLKNPTFMCLTVSMTAFFMVTGGYGAFLPKFIMNQFNTVASQGAFYFGAVAIPATAGGQLLGGFISSKYKLKVRGLIRLSFVTAIALVSTPVMMARCTPAAAAGINTYYGNSSLKINYVNLSGPCNSDCQCGLFVREPICGYDGVEYFSPCHAGCRNSMQTAAGEKLYINCSCVAANLMSKKVHKEASASLGICQSECNLLPVFLVLVFILAFSLAVANTPMITATLRCIPDNLRGYALAVQWVFIRFFGTIPGPLLFGGTVDNSCNVWQNKCGTRGSCWHYDSFKFGLTMTLSALVIGSVSFLFLVLAQCLYKPPPVTDTPAVENGTVAYIKDGDAAAVRTNSQSNRRGEDNASYVSD; from the exons ATGTTGTCCAGCCGCATCCCTGTGAAGGTCGAACCAAAACGAAACAGCATCAGCAACGCTGTCGGAGCTACGTACACCAGCCGGAACGGAAGTATCGCCAGTTCTGGTACGCAAAATAGCGCAGCGGAAACGGAAACAGTAGAAAATGGCAGCCGGGAGAGTACAAAATATGGATTTACGAATCGGACAGTTGGAACGGAGACACGGATTAGTAATGGTAATGGAAGTGGGAGTCACAGGACTTCTATTCAGAGTGTGGAAGCAGACGAGAAGGCAGTTGATACAAAATGTGGCTACAAGAACTGTCAACCGAACTGTTTGCAGAGTTGCAATAACACCAAGGCCGCACTGGCGGTCCTTAGCCTCTATGCATTGATACAAG GTTTCGTCGTCAATGGCATATTGAATGTGAACGTCACTCAAGCAGAAAGGCGGTTCGGCTTGTCCAGCCTTGAGTCCAGTGTGGTCATTAGCTCATACGATGTGGCTGCAGGCATCTTCGTCATCCCTATTGGTTACTATGGACGCCTCGGACACAAGCCCCGCTGGCTAGCAACCGCTTGTTTACTCATGGGCATCGGGTCTGGCATCATGTTCTTACCCCACGTAACCACTGGACCTTACACGATTGGTGAACGAACGACAGATCTCTGCCGAG CTGACAACAAGGATGTGTGTGGTGACCCAGGCCTCCGTGGCTACCTGGGTGTGTTCATTCTGGCGCAACTACTTCACGGTATAGGGGGCACTACCCTCTACACCCTGGGACTCATATGGCTTGACGATAACGTCGAACTTCACCAAGCTTCCTTGTATTTCG GAATCTTCCAAAGTGCGACTGTGATTGGGCCAGCATTGGGATTCATGGTGGGAGGAAAATTTCTCGATTTTTACGTCGATTTTGATACCGTCCCTCAAAAGGA TGTTACTATAACCGCAGCCGACCCCCGATGGGTAGGGGCCTGGTGGCTCGGTCCATTAGCTTCTTGTTTCTTCGCCATATTCTGTAGTCTTCTCCTCTTCTGCTTCGGATGGGAAATGCCAG ATGCGGCCGAGACTCGAAAGACACGTGTCTCGATGGCGCACGCAGACGGTACTGAGGAAACCGCAACGAGGCTAGGATTTGGCATGACCTTGAAGGACCTTCCCAAGTGTACATGGCTACTCCTAAAAAATCCGACATTCATGTGTTTAACCGTTTCCATGACAGCGTTTTTTATGGTCACCGGGGGATATGGAGCGTTTTTACCTAAGTTTATAATGAACCAGTTCAATACGGTGGCTTCTCAGGGTGCTTTTTATTTTG GTGCTGTCGCCATCCCGGCGACTGCAGGGGGTCAACTACTTGGCGGATTTATATCGTCAAAATATAAGTTAAAAGTGCGCGGATTAATCCGTTTGTCGTTTGTAACTGCGATAGCGTTGGTGTCGACGCCAGTGATGATGGCGAGGTGCACCCCTGCTGCAGCGGCGGGCATCAACACGTATTATGGAAACAG CTCACTCAAAATCAACTACGTGAACTTGTCGGGCCCCTGTAACAGTGACTGTCAGTGCGGCCTGTTCGTGAGGGAGCCCATCTGTGGCTACGATGGCGTGGAATACTTCAGCCCCTGCCACGCGGGATGTCGCAATAGTATGCAGACTGCCGCCGGTGAAAAG CTTTATATCAACTGTTCATGTGTGGCGGCCAACCTCATGTCCAAGAAGGTGCACAAGGAGGCCTCGGCCAGCCTCGGCATCTGCCAGTCAGAGTGTAACCTCCTGCCTGTCTTCCTCGTTCTAGTGTTCATCTTAGCCTTCTCGCTGGCCGTGGCCAACACGCCAATGATCACTGCTACCTTAAG ATGCATTCCTGATAACCTGAGAGGCTACGCCTTAGCCGTCCAATGGGTTTTTATCAGATTCTTTG ggaCCATTCCTGGACCACTTTTATTCGGAGGCACCGTCGACAACTCGTGCAACGTTTGGCAGAACAAATGCGGTACGCGGGGCTCCTGTTGGCACTACGACAGCTTCAAGTTCGGGCTGACAATGACGTTATCTGCGCTGGTTATAGGAAGCGTTAGTTTCCTGTTCCTGGTTCTGGCTCAATGTTTATATAAACCGCCGCCTGTGACGGACACCCCCGCGGTTGAGAATGGAACGGTCGCGTATATCAAAGATGGAGACGCAGCTGCTGTGCGCACCAACTCTCAATCTAACAGGCGCGGGGAGGATAATGCAAGTTACGTGTCTGATTGA
- the LOC135503101 gene encoding cytochrome P450 2C15-like: MQTLVCSSHWITAVLVFLVVGLLTLRIIRSPKNLPPLVSPWFTLRFLASAILGGGVTAAIIKHKDDLSAEISRCGLGFRNHFIFLNTHEAVKEVFSKTGEDIAGRPKFMKLVSNGLGVLGSEGRIWREHRRFSLNTLRDFGMGKIAMEDKVLGEALVAVKELARLDGKSFDVWRTLGIVISNVISSVVFGRTFEHDDPTCDLFLNTFNQNAQGSWRRSVLISFPFLRHVPRDPLGFYEFRNCRDKVDELIVGSFEEHRKDFDENNVRDVIDAYLVEMTRQQEKDTDTTFTVPQMTRLVFDLFSAGSETTATTLRWALMMMILHPQIQSRVQEEIDDVIGGEGLVKMAHRQRMLYTECVLMEVQRFASLVVMVPHRAMKDVNILGYTIPEDAMVVANLWRLHRDEKIWPNPDKFDPNNFLDENNEIIRREHLVPFAVGKRQCLGEGMAKMELFIFFVTFLQRFTFSVPEGHTPPSSDEYIVGIVRGPKRFLMNAVKR, translated from the exons ATGCAAACACTCGTGTGCTCTAGTCACTGGATCACGGCTGTACTAGTCTTCCTGGTAGTGGGACTACTGACACTCAGGATCATCAGAAGCCCAAAGAACCTCCCACCCCTGGTGTCACCGTGGTTCACATTAAGATTCCTAG CCAGTGCCATCCTCGGAGGAGGTGTGACAGCCGCGATCATAAAACACAAGGACGATTTGAGCGCCGAGATCAGCCGATGTGGGCTGGGATTCAGGAACCATTTCATCTTCCTTAACACCCACGAGGCGGTGAAGGAAGTGTTCAGCAAGACGGGGGAGGACATCGCTGGGAGACCGAAGTTTATGAAGCTGGTTTCAAATGGCCTAG GAGTCCTGGGCTCTGAGGGCCGCATCTGGAGAGAGCATCGTCGCTTCTCGCTCAACACCCTGAGAGACTTCGGCATGGGCAAGATAGCCATGGAGGACAAGGTCCTGGGCGAGGCTCTCGTCGCAGTCAAAGAACTCGCGAGATTAGACGGGAAATCCTTCGACGTCTGGCGGACACTTGGTATAGTAATATCAAACGTCATCTCTAGTGTAGTTTTCGGGCGAACATTCGAGCATGATGATCCAACTTGCGATCTATTTTTGAACACTTTCAACCAGAATGCTCAAGGCAGTTGGCGAAGGAGTGTTCTCATTTCGTTCCCGTTTTTACGTCACGTGCCACGAGATCCGCTTGGATTTTATGAATTCAGAAACTGCCGCGATAAAGTTGACGAACTGATCGTGGGCAGTTTTGAGGAGCATCGGAAAGATTTTGACGAGAATAATGTGCGGGATGTTATTGATGCCTACTTGGTTGAAATGACTCGACAACAAGAGAAGGACACAGACACGACATTTACAG TGCCACAGATGACGAGACTCGTGTTCGACCTGTTCTCGGCGGGATCCGAGACCACCGCAACCACCCTGAGATGGgccctgatgatgatgattcttCATCCTCAGATACAG TCACGTGTTCAAGAGGAGATTGATGACGTGATTGGTGGAGAGGGCCTGGTGAAGATGGCGCACCGTCAGAGGATGCTGTACACCGAGTGTGTTCTAATGGAGGTTCAAAG ATTCGCCAGTCTGGTGGTCATGGTGCCACACCGGGCAATGAAAGATGTCAACATCCTCGGTTATACGATACCAGAAgatgccatggttgtggccaaCCTCTGGCGTCTCCATAGAGACGAGAAGATCTGGCCAAACCCAGACAAGTTCGACCCGAATAACTTCTTGGATGAAAACAATGAGATTATTCGAAGGGAACACTTGGTTCCTTTCGCCGTGG GAAAGCGACAGTGTCTCGGTGAAGGAATGGCCAAAATGGAActcttcatcttcttcgtcaCATTCCTGCAGCGGTTCACCTTCAGTGTCCCTGAAGGTCACACCCCGCCATCATCGGACGAGTACATCGTTGGGATCGTTCGGGGCCCGAAGAgatttctcatgaatgctgTTAAACGGTAA
- the LOC135502962 gene encoding ER membrane protein complex subunit 2-like: MACILNWEDARAQLKKMRDENIRDSAEVVDLWDRVLFDFSYKLGDEIWIVYEQVCIAAMDTANFEVADYCLEALQNQFPNSLRIRKLIGMKLEALDRYDEAVLRYKAVLEEDETNSVVRKRIIAVLKAQNKIPEAIKELNKYLELYMADYEGWMELCDLYLAEMDYAKASFCLEELILSNAHNHLYHQKYAEIKYTQGGADNMGLAQTYFSQAAKLNPNNMRALFGLFMAATNLATTSKNSRTRKDSIKYAAWAAEQISAKYQGRLPEEQTQQVNALESMLTSLQITQTGSG, translated from the exons atggcgtgcATTCTAAATTGGGAAG ATGCGCGTGCCCAGCTGAAGAAGATGAGAGACGAAAATATCCGAGACAGCGCCGAGGTGGTGGATCTCTGGGATCGCGTCTTGTTCGACTTTAGTTACAAATTAGGAGATGAAA TTTGGATTGTCTATGAGCAAGTCTGTATTGCAGCGATGGACACTGCGAATTTCGAAGTTGCTGAT TATTGTCTGGAAGCCTTACAGAACCAATTCCCAAACAGTTTACGAATAAGAAAATTAATTGGAATGAAACTGGAGGCATTAGACAG ATATGACGAGGCGGTGTTACGATATAAAGCAGTATTAGAGGAAGACGAGACTAATTCA GTTGTGAGAAAACGTATCATTGCCGTGTTAAAAGCTCAAAATAAAATACCAGAAGCAATAAAGGAACTGAATAAATATCTAGAACT CTACATGGCAGACTACGAGGGGTGGATGGAGCTGTGTGACCTCTACCTGGCTGAGATGGATTATGCTAAGGCTTCGTTCTGCCTGGAGGAGTTGATCCTATCAAATGCCCAtaatcatctttatcatcagAAATACGCTGAG ATCAAGTACACCCAAGGTGGTGCAGATAATATGGGTCTAGCACAGACATACTTCTCGCAAGCAGCCAAGTTAAACCCGAATAATATGAGAGCTTTGTTTGGACTCTTTATG GCGGCTACAAATCTTGCAACAACATCTAAAAATTCCCGAACAAGAAAAGACAGCATTAAATACGCTGCTTGGGCAGCAGAACAGATTTCAGCAAAATACCAG GGTCGACTGCCAGAAGAACAGACACAGCAGGTGAATGCCTTAGAGAGTATGCTGACCTCACTGCAGATTACACAGACTGGGTCAGGTTAG
- the LOC135502963 gene encoding 33 kDa inner dynein arm light chain, axonemal — MIPPTASLVKYDNPVLVSRNTDKKTPRARALKATAQQPPSSGPVPSPPGGKQKLPPMDTKSTQQTDEILNSILPPREWTESGQLWVQQVSSTPATRLDVVNLQEELDRRLQQRQARETGICPVRRELYSQCFDELIRQVTINCAERGLLLLRVRDEIRMTIAAYQTLYESSVAFGMRKALQAEQGKADMERKISELEQDKRDLERQVNELKAKCEQIEKRATESRQMEEKKHTEEIQFLKRTNQQLKTQLEGIIAPKK, encoded by the exons ATGATTCCTCCAACTGCATCACTCGTTAAATATGATAACCCTGTACTTGTCAGCAGGAATACTGACAAGAAAACACCACGG GCACGTGCACTGAAAGCCACAGCTCAGCAACCGCCATCTTCTGGACCAGTGCCAAGTCCACCAGGAGGCAAGCAGAAGCTACCTCCAATGGACACAAAAAGCACCCAACAAACTGATGAGATTTTGAACTCTATTTTGCCACCAAG GGAGTGGACAGAAAGTGGCCAACTGTGGGTCCAGCAAGTCTCGAGCACGCCAGCAACTCGTCTTGATGTGGTTAATCTCCAGGAGGAGCTTGACAGGAGACTACAGCAAAGACAAGCGCGAGAGACTGGCATCTGTCCGGTCAGGCGAGAACTCTATTCACAATGTTTTG ATGAGCTCATCCGACAAGTCACAATCAACTGTGCCGAGCGCGGTCTACTCCTCTTGAGGGTGAGGGATGAGATTAGAATGACAATCGCTGCCTACCAGACGCTGTATGAGAGCAGTGTGGCATTTGGGATGAGGAAAGCCCTACAGGCAGAGCAAGGCAAGGCAGACATGGAGAGGAAG ATTTCTGAGTTGGAACAAGACAAGCGTGACTTGGAGCGACAGGTGAATGAGCTTAAGGCCAAGTGTGAACAGATTGAGAAGAGAGCAACTGAGTCGCGACAAATGGAGGAGAAGAAACACACAGAGGAGATCCAGTTCTTGAAGAGGACCAACCAACAACTCAAG ACTCAGTTGGAGGGGATCATTGCACCCAAGAAGTAA